Proteins from a genomic interval of Alkalispirochaeta americana:
- a CDS encoding orotate phosphoribosyltransferase, which produces MRCDHSEPEQNAETVGREAAAFALEIGAVRLSPEDPFTWASGYRMPIYNDNRLLMRYPRGRALVRAGFLGHSGLGEAGDIQGVAGTASAGIAPAAVLAEALGTDFYYVRSSVKGHGLARKIEGLSREEGLLAKPLAGRRILLVEDLISTGGSAVAAAEALLEAGADLVGCGAIFSYGFDEAPRAFSRLATPCPLWTIFDLECLLGVAAEQGGLSQEDMETIRRWRQDPFGWGEGR; this is translated from the coding sequence ATGAGATGTGATCACAGTGAACCGGAGCAAAATGCTGAAACGGTGGGGCGCGAGGCTGCTGCCTTTGCCCTGGAAATCGGGGCAGTGCGGCTCTCCCCGGAGGATCCCTTCACCTGGGCGTCGGGGTATCGCATGCCGATTTACAACGACAACCGGTTGCTCATGCGGTACCCCCGGGGCCGGGCCCTGGTGCGGGCTGGTTTTCTCGGGCATTCCGGACTGGGTGAGGCCGGTGATATTCAGGGTGTGGCCGGGACGGCCAGCGCCGGAATTGCTCCTGCGGCGGTTCTGGCCGAGGCCTTGGGTACCGATTTTTACTACGTTCGTTCCAGCGTGAAAGGTCATGGTCTGGCCCGAAAGATCGAGGGTCTCAGCAGGGAAGAGGGGCTTCTTGCCAAGCCGCTGGCTGGTCGCCGCATTCTTCTGGTGGAAGATCTGATCTCCACCGGTGGGAGCGCTGTGGCGGCGGCCGAGGCGCTCCTGGAGGCGGGGGCTGATCTTGTGGGGTGCGGAGCCATTTTTTCCTACGGTTTCGATGAGGCTCCCCGGGCTTTCTCGCGCCTCGCCACGCCCTGTCCGCTCTGGACGATCTTTGATCTGGAGTGTCTTCTGGGCGTTGCGGCTGAACAGGGCGGTTTGAGCCAGGAGGATATGGAGACGATTCGCCGGTGGCGACAGGATCCTTTCGGGTGGGGAGAAGGGCGATGA
- a CDS encoding OmpA family protein: MVRSTLLLVFALGVCLAAFGEAPEWTRRTPFSDDAYYGKGRGSSREEALESARQEILRQLRGQVRTGATVIGATDPRLLETLTLMSSFFEENTLRGAVETEILSLGETTWVLLEYPKPYGLHLIHAAAVRYARESQYNPEDLLRTIQSRDVVEALRFQWRLSELNLENYDGDNIQVVQTPEMMHITIFQFLPETAQLSRAHQVALRSLSTTLFQELQTLSYRAVDVLGHANPTGAPGEEAELQELSLRRARIMADNLRASGLEITTLAGAGGDQPLADGSTPEGGGRNRRVEISIHFE; encoded by the coding sequence ATGGTTCGATCTACGTTACTCCTGGTCTTTGCACTGGGAGTGTGCCTTGCCGCCTTTGGCGAGGCCCCCGAATGGACGCGGAGAACACCCTTCTCCGACGATGCCTACTACGGAAAAGGCCGGGGATCCTCCCGGGAAGAGGCCCTGGAATCGGCCCGGCAGGAGATTCTCCGCCAGTTGCGTGGCCAGGTCAGAACGGGAGCCACCGTAATCGGCGCAACAGATCCCCGTCTGCTCGAGACTCTGACCCTGATGTCCTCCTTCTTTGAGGAAAACACCCTCCGGGGAGCCGTGGAAACAGAGATCCTCTCCCTGGGCGAGACCACCTGGGTCCTTCTGGAGTACCCCAAACCCTACGGTCTTCATTTGATCCACGCTGCAGCAGTACGCTACGCCCGGGAAAGCCAATACAACCCGGAGGATCTTCTTCGGACCATTCAGAGCCGGGACGTGGTTGAAGCCCTTCGGTTCCAGTGGCGGCTGAGCGAGCTCAACCTGGAAAATTACGACGGCGACAACATTCAGGTGGTCCAAACCCCCGAAATGATGCATATCACGATCTTCCAGTTTCTGCCCGAGACGGCTCAGCTCTCGCGAGCACACCAGGTAGCGCTCCGGTCCCTGAGCACTACACTCTTTCAGGAGCTCCAGACCTTGTCCTACCGGGCCGTGGATGTTCTGGGTCACGCCAACCCCACGGGAGCACCCGGGGAAGAGGCAGAGCTGCAGGAGCTCTCCCTGCGGCGGGCGCGCATCATGGCCGACAACCTGCGTGCGTCGGGTCTTGAAATTACCACTCTTGCAGGAGCCGGAGGGGATCAGCCCCTGGCCGACGGATCAACCCCCGAGGGGGGAGGGAGAAATCGCCGTGTTGAAATATCGATCCACTTTGAATAA
- a CDS encoding sensor histidine kinase, with product MEPFNNPAFFYQLFQGISEAAAVLDGQDRIITVNRRFESFYGYHRDAITGRYINDLIVPDAQAREAEAYSRIVLSGTPLSVNAIRRHADGTPLEVSISAQPIFLEGKQEALFVMYRDITDQVILLDSIDIHIWYLARPDTYGAVNDAHARFLGRSKGEIQHQPIEQPLFREGNREVFSSGTETTEERWAERADGARRLLKITKKPRFDREGRIKYVVCTARDTTEERDQENSLRLLSSMVERSADPMVRTDVNHRITYMNPAAETHFGWTTREVAGKSPAIFNAEEQAEAIQQEILETIKSGQTYQGRLRNRRKDGSTFMAHIKISPITDRQGEIIGFVDIQRDISADQEELETRDLLLKEVQHRVKNNLATVVSLLSLQATQQDDSSVTGALEDARRRIEAVLTVYESLHQNPSTETVHLPSYLEQIIQKLKESFASPLSFCFRWDEQDVIVDSSTAIALGMIVNELLTNAVKHAFPRQNQNNHTGAVEVSLETPPPGTRHLLRVSNNGDPLPDHLEPGGPGCGLGLTLVHSLAQKVRGVLSIHREEETSFSVAFPAQPPGTSQAPLRQGRS from the coding sequence ATGGAACCATTCAACAATCCTGCCTTTTTTTATCAACTCTTCCAGGGAATATCCGAGGCCGCCGCAGTTCTGGACGGCCAGGACAGGATCATAACGGTAAATCGCCGTTTCGAAAGCTTCTACGGATACCACCGCGACGCGATAACAGGACGCTACATAAACGATCTCATCGTCCCCGATGCGCAGGCCCGGGAAGCTGAAGCCTATTCCCGAATCGTCCTCTCCGGAACCCCCCTCTCGGTGAACGCCATCCGGCGTCACGCCGACGGCACCCCCCTGGAAGTTTCCATCTCGGCCCAACCCATCTTCCTGGAAGGGAAACAGGAGGCGCTCTTTGTCATGTACCGGGATATCACCGATCAGGTGATCCTCCTGGACAGCATAGATATCCACATCTGGTATCTTGCCCGTCCCGATACCTACGGGGCCGTCAACGATGCCCACGCACGCTTTCTGGGACGTTCCAAAGGGGAGATCCAGCACCAGCCCATCGAACAGCCCCTCTTTCGTGAAGGAAACCGGGAAGTCTTCTCTTCGGGCACGGAAACCACGGAAGAACGCTGGGCCGAGAGAGCCGATGGCGCCCGGCGGCTCCTGAAAATAACCAAGAAACCCCGGTTTGACCGGGAGGGACGCATAAAATACGTGGTGTGCACCGCCCGGGACACCACCGAGGAACGGGACCAGGAAAACTCCCTGCGGCTTCTCTCGTCCATGGTAGAGCGAAGCGCCGACCCCATGGTCCGAACCGATGTGAACCACCGTATCACCTACATGAACCCCGCTGCAGAAACTCACTTTGGCTGGACCACCCGGGAGGTAGCGGGAAAGAGCCCGGCCATCTTCAATGCCGAAGAACAGGCCGAGGCGATCCAGCAGGAAATTCTCGAGACGATCAAGTCGGGGCAGACCTACCAGGGGCGGCTGCGAAACCGCCGCAAGGACGGCAGCACCTTCATGGCCCACATCAAGATCTCTCCCATCACCGATCGCCAGGGGGAGATCATCGGCTTCGTGGATATACAACGCGATATCTCGGCCGATCAGGAAGAGCTGGAGACCAGGGACCTCCTGCTCAAGGAGGTACAACACCGGGTCAAGAATAATCTGGCCACCGTGGTGAGCCTTCTTTCGCTCCAGGCAACACAGCAGGACGATTCCTCCGTCACCGGTGCCCTGGAAGACGCACGCCGCCGGATCGAGGCGGTTCTCACAGTCTACGAATCGCTCCACCAAAACCCGTCGACAGAGACGGTGCACCTTCCTTCCTATCTGGAACAGATTATCCAGAAGCTGAAGGAGTCTTTTGCTTCACCCCTGTCTTTCTGCTTCCGCTGGGACGAACAGGACGTGATCGTAGACAGCAGCACCGCTATCGCCCTGGGAATGATCGTGAACGAACTTCTGACAAACGCTGTGAAACACGCCTTTCCCCGGCAAAACCAGAACAACCACACCGGCGCCGTGGAGGTCTCCCTGGAAACACCCCCGCCCGGCACCAGGCATCTCCTGCGGGTAAGCAATAACGGAGACCCTCTGCCGGATCACCTGGAGCCAGGCGGCCCCGGTTGCGGCCTGGGCCTTACCCTGGTCCATAGCCTTGCGCAGAAAGTCCGGGGGGTTCTCTCGATCCACCGGGAGGAAGAGACCTCTTTCTCCGTGGCCTTTCCGGCCCAACCTCCCGGAACCTCTCAGGCCCCCCTTCGCCAGGGGCGATCGTAG
- a CDS encoding YlbF family regulator, which produces MNQTMTHELDQATEALAEALEQEALVLEYQKASREFETNQDLQALRQKYTRLAQDLHSKQIDGTLTQEDITGIRSLQSEMQNHPAMKSFLEVREKTVELLSATTHTISQVVGFDFSATAAPPSSCCG; this is translated from the coding sequence ATGAACCAGACCATGACCCACGAACTGGACCAGGCAACGGAAGCCCTGGCCGAAGCACTGGAGCAAGAGGCCCTCGTCCTGGAATACCAGAAAGCATCCCGGGAGTTCGAGACAAACCAGGACCTTCAGGCTCTGCGCCAGAAGTATACCCGGCTTGCCCAGGACCTCCACAGCAAACAGATCGATGGGACCCTGACGCAGGAGGACATCACCGGAATTCGTTCGCTCCAGTCAGAAATGCAGAACCATCCGGCCATGAAATCCTTTCTTGAGGTTCGGGAAAAGACGGTGGAGCTTCTCTCTGCCACAACCCACACCATAAGCCAGGTGGTGGGCTTTGACTTTTCGGCAACCGCAGCTCCCCCTTCGTCCTGCTGCGGATAA
- a CDS encoding formylglycine-generating enzyme family protein, with amino-acid sequence MTALLAGAVLLLGACATAPEAPEEPPSEAQLARVAHESYPSWVDTPPRDDSPAEKSYFFGLGSGSTRAAAEERASRDIGLQVSRAIRAHLSLQTRDPHRFFLDIAEHFQSPHLYTTEIREHHQDSAGNHWVLAAARTDGLLDVAEAVLRSYRRPFGLSHQGINRAVSGLEETLIHRDQWVLAAEQPWISPLGFSFREVPAGTFLRDETPSGEIHIERSFLIGTVPVTQDQFSLIMGVNPSHFADAPEAGEHPVDQVSWYDAIAFANKLSLAEGRSPLYHVEGVDFETLTYQDIPVDPHEAWDNPTVDWSGDGYRLPTEMEWMWAALGADALNPREVNSQGYRQRFAGEAGAPEDAGGMADYAWFSSTSGRTTRPAGTKLPNQLGLYDMSGNVWEWSYDFWEPLPSAFRTLRGGGWMSLSTNLAVTNRSEGVPHYRYYGYGFRLVKP; translated from the coding sequence GTGACCGCCCTTCTGGCCGGAGCAGTTCTCCTTCTGGGGGCTTGCGCCACCGCTCCGGAAGCCCCGGAAGAGCCCCCTTCAGAAGCACAACTGGCCCGGGTTGCCCATGAGAGCTATCCCTCCTGGGTCGATACTCCGCCCCGGGACGATTCACCGGCCGAAAAATCGTATTTCTTCGGCCTGGGATCCGGCTCCACCCGGGCGGCAGCCGAGGAGCGGGCCAGCCGGGATATCGGTCTGCAGGTGAGCAGAGCAATCCGGGCACATCTCAGCCTTCAGACCCGGGATCCTCACAGATTTTTTCTGGACATCGCCGAACACTTTCAGAGTCCCCACCTCTATACCACTGAAATCCGGGAACACCACCAGGACAGCGCCGGCAACCACTGGGTTCTGGCTGCCGCCCGGACCGACGGCCTTCTCGATGTTGCCGAGGCAGTTCTCCGGAGCTATCGCCGTCCCTTCGGGTTGTCCCATCAGGGCATAAACAGAGCCGTAAGCGGCCTGGAGGAGACGCTGATTCACCGTGACCAGTGGGTTCTTGCGGCGGAGCAACCCTGGATCAGCCCGCTGGGTTTTTCCTTCAGGGAGGTTCCCGCCGGTACCTTTCTCCGGGACGAAACACCTTCCGGGGAGATCCATATCGAGCGATCCTTTCTCATTGGCACTGTTCCCGTAACACAGGATCAATTTTCCCTGATCATGGGGGTAAACCCCAGCCATTTCGCCGATGCACCGGAAGCCGGAGAGCACCCCGTGGATCAGGTGAGCTGGTACGATGCGATCGCCTTTGCCAACAAGCTCAGCCTTGCCGAAGGCCGCAGTCCCCTCTACCACGTAGAGGGAGTAGACTTCGAGACCCTGACCTACCAGGATATTCCTGTCGACCCCCACGAGGCTTGGGATAATCCCACCGTGGACTGGTCCGGCGACGGCTACCGCCTGCCGACAGAAATGGAGTGGATGTGGGCTGCCCTGGGGGCCGATGCCCTGAATCCCCGGGAAGTGAATAGCCAGGGGTATCGCCAGCGCTTCGCCGGTGAGGCGGGAGCGCCGGAAGACGCCGGGGGAATGGCCGATTACGCCTGGTTCAGCAGTACCAGCGGAAGAACAACCCGTCCCGCAGGAACCAAACTGCCCAACCAGCTGGGCCTCTACGATATGAGCGGGAACGTCTGGGAATGGAGCTACGATTTCTGGGAACCTCTCCCCTCGGCCTTCCGAACGCTCCGAGGCGGCGGGTGGATGAGTCTCTCCACAAACCTGGCCGTAACAAACCGGAGCGAGGGGGTTCCCCACTACCGCTATTACGGCTATGGCTTTCGCTTGGTGAAACCCTAG
- the pyrF gene encoding orotidine-5'-phosphate decarboxylase, whose product MNNYRDTLRESAVRAGSLLCVGIDPVMDWLGYGREEPQLGGPSPEEVILEHLQDFLDVVDHSGLLPGAYKPNLGYFHALDRPRQGEYQGSRTLAKILDLLQERQRGIPVILDSKRGDIARSSENYASEAFQVWGAQAVTVSPWMGDDSVTPFFMEGRGVYALARTSNPGAARFQNLPVVTSRGETPLFREVVRVVQEWSRTFPGVGIVVGATALEELGEIVAYLASAPVPLLIPGVGKQGGSAEATLEVLRSVGYPLELVRVNASRGILFPWVPAEAPRGRRERRDALAEAYRSMHQALALRDGEALQ is encoded by the coding sequence ATGAACAATTATCGTGATACCCTCCGGGAATCGGCGGTGCGGGCTGGATCTCTTCTGTGTGTGGGGATAGACCCTGTTATGGACTGGCTTGGCTACGGCCGGGAGGAACCTCAGCTGGGAGGGCCATCGCCGGAAGAGGTGATCCTGGAGCATCTACAGGATTTCCTCGATGTGGTGGATCACTCGGGGCTTCTGCCGGGAGCGTACAAGCCGAATTTGGGATATTTTCATGCCCTGGATCGTCCCCGTCAGGGGGAATACCAGGGGTCGCGCACGCTGGCAAAGATTCTTGATCTTCTTCAGGAGCGGCAACGGGGAATTCCGGTGATTCTGGACAGCAAGCGCGGCGATATTGCCCGATCCAGCGAAAACTACGCCAGTGAGGCCTTTCAGGTCTGGGGTGCCCAGGCGGTGACGGTCTCGCCCTGGATGGGCGACGATTCGGTGACCCCCTTTTTCATGGAGGGCCGGGGAGTCTACGCCCTGGCCCGGACAAGCAACCCCGGAGCGGCGCGGTTCCAGAACCTTCCGGTTGTAACTTCCCGGGGAGAAACCCCGCTGTTCCGCGAGGTGGTCCGGGTTGTTCAGGAATGGAGCAGGACCTTCCCTGGTGTGGGGATTGTTGTTGGTGCCACGGCTCTGGAGGAGTTGGGCGAGATTGTGGCGTACCTGGCATCAGCTCCGGTGCCACTCCTGATTCCCGGTGTGGGAAAACAGGGCGGCTCCGCCGAGGCGACCCTGGAGGTGCTTCGCTCTGTCGGTTACCCTCTGGAGCTGGTTCGGGTGAACGCATCGCGGGGAATACTCTTTCCCTGGGTTCCTGCCGAGGCGCCCCGGGGCCGAAGGGAACGGCGGGATGCCCTGGCTGAAGCGTATCGATCGATGCACCAGGCCCTGGCGCTCCGGGACGGCGAGGCCCTGCAGTGA
- a CDS encoding YlbF family regulator has protein sequence MTADTNLPNAAHFFARALTESPEYQEYLAAAGAYQNDPDAQHLLNQLRAVQQGSCASAGSCSSSSCGEAPPSLEAETLQEEVDANPTLSRFFTSQEQLVALVRSANARLTERLGFDLADLTKQTGGCC, from the coding sequence ATGACCGCCGACACGAATCTGCCCAATGCGGCCCATTTTTTCGCCCGTGCCCTTACAGAGTCCCCGGAGTACCAGGAGTACCTGGCCGCAGCCGGGGCGTACCAGAACGATCCCGACGCCCAGCACCTGCTGAACCAGCTTCGGGCAGTCCAGCAGGGTAGTTGCGCCAGCGCCGGGAGTTGCAGCTCCTCCAGCTGCGGCGAAGCGCCTCCTTCCCTGGAAGCGGAAACCCTCCAGGAGGAAGTTGACGCCAATCCCACCCTCTCCCGCTTTTTCACATCCCAGGAGCAGCTGGTTGCCCTTGTCCGTTCCGCCAATGCACGCCTGACCGAGCGCCTGGGTTTTGACCTGGCGGATCTTACCAAACAGACCGGCGGCTGCTGCTGA
- a CDS encoding sulfide/dihydroorotate dehydrogenase-like FAD/NAD-binding protein, whose product MHTLIKKEQLSEQVYRFELQAPLIAQGRKPGQFVLVQTDLEFGERIPLTIADANPEAGTITLIFQAVGATTQKLATLQEGQAIPAILGPLGQPSHIERVGHVVCVCGGIGAAPMYPIAQELRRLGNRLTVIVGARSAELLILEDELRALADDLLVVTDDGSAGRKALVTEPLEELCRESTPPVDQVFVIGPPIMMKFAAETTRPFAIPTVVSLNTIMVDGTGMCGGCRVTIGEETRFVCVDGPEFDGHLVDFDNMMKRLQSYKHQEANARDICRQGGTP is encoded by the coding sequence ATGCACACCCTTATCAAGAAAGAACAGCTTTCGGAGCAGGTCTACCGCTTCGAGCTCCAGGCTCCCCTGATCGCCCAGGGGAGAAAACCGGGCCAGTTTGTTCTGGTTCAAACAGACCTGGAGTTTGGCGAACGAATTCCCCTGACCATCGCCGATGCGAACCCCGAGGCGGGCACAATCACCCTGATCTTCCAGGCTGTGGGCGCCACCACGCAAAAATTGGCAACCCTCCAGGAAGGTCAGGCTATCCCGGCTATTCTGGGACCTTTGGGCCAGCCCTCGCATATCGAACGGGTGGGCCATGTGGTCTGCGTCTGCGGAGGGATCGGTGCCGCCCCCATGTACCCCATCGCCCAGGAGCTGCGGCGTCTGGGGAATCGCCTCACTGTGATTGTCGGAGCCCGTTCTGCAGAGCTCCTTATCCTGGAGGATGAACTCCGGGCCCTGGCGGATGATCTTCTGGTGGTAACCGACGACGGAAGCGCCGGGCGAAAAGCTCTGGTAACAGAACCGCTTGAAGAGTTGTGCCGGGAAAGCACGCCCCCCGTGGATCAGGTCTTTGTGATCGGCCCCCCCATCATGATGAAATTTGCCGCCGAGACAACCCGTCCCTTCGCGATTCCCACCGTGGTGAGCCTGAACACCATCATGGTGGACGGTACCGGCATGTGCGGCGGGTGCCGCGTTACCATCGGGGAGGAGACCCGCTTTGTCTGCGTGGACGGCCCCGAGTTCGACGGCCACCTGGTCGATTTCGATAACATGATGAAACGCCTCCAGAGCTACAAACATCAGGAGGCGAACGCCCGCGATATCTGCCGCCAGGGAGGCACCCCATGA
- the pyrB gene encoding aspartate carbamoyltransferase, whose amino-acid sequence MSREAPFLGRTLAVIEDLNHQERLYLYGQARRLKEAMATGNKAELDRFRINDPDFGFYEVFLEDSTRTRESFKNAAHFHRMKFSEFNAESSSFNKSESYVDTFSNLVGYGNRIFVVRTKLEGVCRHLEERLQEYRRRHGLSWPVSFINAGDGRHEHPTQELLDEFTFLEDLNWSHEKIHLALVGDLYHGRTVHSKVRGLGLFQKVQVDLVAPRELSMPAHYVEEMRSQGFQVREYRSIEEYLSLGCDPGGVAPQWYFTRPQLERMGDRILRRQGELRAAITFDPADTVKLPRGTRFYHPLPRHREHPTIPVALDDTEWNGWERQSSNGWIVRIVLLAMLGGKIGDDYQGPLGSVPQDDEDCVTELPLAGSGPKRYSEGIRPIRDGLVLDHICAGDSAPAIREHLATLIRVMELHGTGGEWVSTGEQSGTKGILFRPGYPDPDETTVRKLAAVIPGATVNVIHRGEVQRKIRLGFPPRIEELPELVCRNEACITHPANGEHIIPRFRRTGTDRYACAYCSKTHSFQEIWK is encoded by the coding sequence ATGAGCAGAGAGGCACCCTTTCTCGGGCGGACCCTGGCTGTTATTGAAGACCTGAACCACCAGGAACGGCTCTACCTCTACGGGCAAGCCCGGCGATTGAAAGAGGCAATGGCTACGGGGAATAAAGCGGAACTGGACCGCTTCAGAATAAATGATCCGGACTTCGGGTTTTATGAAGTCTTTCTGGAGGACAGCACCCGTACCCGGGAGTCCTTCAAGAACGCAGCCCATTTTCACCGCATGAAGTTTTCCGAGTTTAACGCCGAGAGTTCGTCTTTCAACAAATCCGAGAGCTATGTTGATACTTTCTCAAACCTGGTGGGCTACGGCAACCGTATTTTTGTGGTGCGCACCAAACTCGAGGGGGTGTGCAGGCATCTGGAGGAGCGATTGCAGGAATACCGGCGACGCCATGGCTTGTCCTGGCCGGTTTCCTTTATCAACGCCGGTGATGGCCGTCACGAGCATCCCACCCAGGAGTTGCTGGACGAGTTTACCTTCCTTGAGGATCTGAATTGGTCGCACGAAAAAATCCACCTTGCTCTGGTGGGAGACCTCTATCACGGTCGGACGGTTCACTCCAAGGTACGCGGTCTGGGGCTTTTTCAGAAGGTCCAGGTTGATCTGGTTGCGCCCCGGGAACTCTCCATGCCCGCGCATTACGTGGAGGAGATGCGCAGCCAGGGCTTCCAGGTGCGCGAGTACCGGTCAATTGAAGAGTATCTCTCCCTGGGGTGCGATCCCGGCGGAGTGGCTCCCCAGTGGTATTTCACGCGGCCCCAGCTGGAAAGAATGGGAGACAGGATTCTGCGGCGTCAGGGCGAACTCCGGGCGGCGATCACCTTTGACCCGGCGGATACGGTAAAACTGCCTCGGGGGACACGCTTTTATCACCCCCTGCCGAGGCACCGGGAACATCCCACGATTCCTGTGGCGCTGGACGATACCGAATGGAACGGCTGGGAACGGCAATCCTCCAACGGCTGGATTGTGCGAATCGTTCTCTTGGCCATGCTGGGAGGAAAGATCGGTGATGATTACCAGGGACCCCTGGGTTCTGTTCCACAGGACGATGAGGACTGCGTTACCGAGCTTCCTCTGGCAGGTTCCGGCCCCAAGCGCTACTCCGAGGGTATCCGTCCAATTCGGGATGGCCTGGTGCTGGATCACATCTGCGCCGGAGATTCGGCCCCGGCGATCAGGGAGCATCTGGCAACGCTGATTCGGGTGATGGAACTTCACGGCACGGGAGGAGAGTGGGTCTCCACGGGAGAGCAGAGTGGGACCAAGGGAATCCTCTTCCGCCCGGGGTATCCCGATCCTGACGAGACGACGGTTCGCAAACTGGCCGCCGTTATTCCGGGTGCTACGGTGAACGTGATTCACCGGGGCGAGGTACAGCGGAAGATTCGCCTGGGCTTTCCCCCGCGTATCGAGGAGCTGCCCGAACTGGTCTGCCGGAACGAGGCGTGTATTACCCATCCTGCCAATGGAGAGCACATTATTCCCCGGTTTCGGCGTACCGGCACGGACCGGTATGCCTGCGCCTATTGCAGCAAAACCCACAGCTTTCAGGAAATATGGAAATGA
- the gltA gene encoding NADPH-dependent glutamate synthase, giving the protein MSHKPSEELHNLARTQWAALQETLQERSLKPKERLALPQQEMPSQDPLERRCNMHEVALGYTEEQARIEAERCLQCPTAPCVAGCPVAIDIPRFIREITEGNYQKALGVIQETSLLPSICGRVCPQEVQCQAPCTVGKALKDTFASVSIGRLERFVADRAAGSSPAPQVKPETGRRVAIIGSGPASITAAADIRREGHAVTIFEAFHKPGGVLVYGIPEFRLPKRIVQDELATLEAMGVSIVPNFLVGRTRTLKQLLEEDSFDAIFIGSGAGLPKFMHIEGENLVGVFSANEFLTRSNLMKAYNRDEAATPIFEAPVVAVLGGGNVAMDAARTAVRLGAQEVHLFYRRTRAEMPARAEEVDHAEEEGVIFHFLRSPTRILGDQDDRVQAIEVLEYELGEPDESGRRRPVAVPGSEYTVPVNAVIVSIGNDSNPLLTATTPELETNRWGNIVADESGQTSMDRVFAGGDIVLGAATVILAMGQGRAAAQSINTMLCENHQT; this is encoded by the coding sequence ATGAGCCACAAACCCTCTGAAGAACTTCATAACCTGGCCCGCACCCAGTGGGCAGCGCTTCAGGAAACACTCCAGGAACGCTCCCTGAAGCCAAAGGAACGCCTGGCCTTGCCCCAGCAGGAAATGCCCTCCCAGGATCCTCTGGAACGGCGATGCAACATGCACGAGGTTGCCCTGGGATACACCGAAGAGCAGGCCCGGATCGAGGCCGAGCGCTGTCTCCAGTGCCCCACCGCGCCGTGCGTTGCCGGGTGCCCCGTAGCGATCGATATTCCCCGGTTTATCCGCGAGATAACCGAAGGCAACTATCAGAAAGCCCTGGGGGTTATCCAGGAAACAAGCCTTCTCCCCTCGATCTGCGGCCGCGTCTGCCCTCAGGAGGTGCAATGTCAGGCCCCCTGCACCGTAGGAAAGGCCCTGAAGGATACCTTTGCCTCGGTCTCAATCGGCCGTCTGGAGCGATTTGTGGCAGACCGGGCCGCAGGCAGCTCCCCGGCTCCCCAGGTAAAACCCGAGACGGGGCGCCGCGTGGCGATCATCGGCAGCGGTCCCGCCAGCATCACCGCTGCCGCCGATATCCGGCGCGAGGGCCACGCCGTTACCATCTTCGAAGCCTTCCACAAACCGGGGGGGGTTCTGGTCTACGGCATCCCCGAGTTTCGGCTCCCCAAGCGGATCGTTCAGGACGAGCTGGCAACCCTGGAAGCAATGGGCGTCTCGATCGTCCCCAATTTTCTGGTAGGACGCACCCGCACCCTGAAGCAACTTCTGGAAGAGGACAGCTTCGACGCGATCTTTATCGGGAGTGGCGCGGGTCTGCCCAAGTTCATGCACATCGAGGGGGAGAACCTGGTGGGTGTCTTCTCGGCCAACGAGTTTCTCACCCGAAGCAACCTCATGAAAGCCTACAACCGGGATGAGGCGGCTACGCCGATCTTCGAAGCGCCCGTCGTGGCCGTTCTCGGAGGAGGAAACGTCGCCATGGATGCCGCCCGCACGGCGGTACGGCTCGGTGCTCAGGAGGTGCATCTCTTCTACCGTCGAACCCGGGCAGAGATGCCCGCCCGGGCCGAGGAGGTAGACCACGCCGAGGAGGAAGGCGTGATCTTTCACTTTCTCCGGAGCCCCACGCGCATCCTGGGCGACCAGGACGACCGGGTCCAGGCGATCGAAGTCCTGGAGTACGAGCTGGGAGAACCCGACGAATCGGGCCGACGCCGCCCCGTGGCAGTTCCCGGCAGCGAATATACCGTCCCCGTGAACGCCGTGATCGTCTCTATCGGCAATGATTCGAACCCCCTTCTGACAGCCACAACCCCGGAACTGGAAACGAACCGCTGGGGAAACATCGTCGCCGACGAAAGCGGACAGACCAGTATGGACCGGGTCTTTGCCGGGGGTGATATCGTCCTGGGAGCAGCCACGGTTATTCTGGCCATGGGTCAGGGACGAGCCGCAGCGCAATCTATCAACACCATGCTCTGCGAAAACCACCAGACCTGA